One window of the Eucalyptus grandis isolate ANBG69807.140 chromosome 6, ASM1654582v1, whole genome shotgun sequence genome contains the following:
- the LOC104449446 gene encoding LEAF RUST 10 DISEASE-RESISTANCE LOCUS RECEPTOR-LIKE PROTEIN KINASE-like 2.4 yields the protein MIAHLQICAMFLVLLIEITRSRGNDDLYSNCSNLFNCGNIQGVGYPFWGGNRSESCGYPALRLDCENNTASITISNVKYKVLDFYPDTDVLQIAREDFSAGICSPDFTNTTLDPALFSILNGYINSTFIYGCASKPTGNVSSNFLCTDSYVIPEAVGYVIPEALGQERCLGSVVVPVSQTLPSQLGKSRASVEKILQQGFEVKLGVDTAACKECAPGVCSYDLSTNKTVCHCADGSSGSATCVPSAAGGPQGQPGSKGFHGWGEIFSAGVLAIGVSISAIGTIFIFKITNGIFPWKLLLFKKEKDQDVEKLMGIHGSLVPKRYRYIDLKKMTNSFSEKLGQGGFGVVYKGKIGDGCPVAVKILTESKSSPEEFINEVVSITRTSHVNVITLLGFCFEGNKRGLIFEYMPNGSLDKFISAGRALNMNSLYQIAIGIAHGLEYLHRGCNTRILHFDIKPQNILLDRDFIPKISDFGLAKLCHGQESAVSIPGMRGTIGFIAPEVFNRNLGRVSHKSDVYSYGMLVLQMVGIRNSDIKVSNSSEMYFPEWIYKNLEVGKHLKLPMNVTEEEEVLARKMLIVSLWCIQTNPFDRPPIAKVIEMLEGSFELLQMPPKPVFDNTTRPPSQHREMTTSNSNGSHEEDRIVENLEESNDKWQSGNA from the exons ATGATTGCTCATCTTCAGATATGTGCCATGTTCTTGGTCTTGCTGATTGAGATCACTCGATCGCGAGGCAATGATGACTTGTACTCGAATTGCAGCAACCTATTCAACTGCGGGAACATCCAAGGCGTCGGCTACCCTTTTTGGGGCGGGAACCGATCCGAGAGTTGCGGCTACCCGGCGCTACGACTTGATTGCGAGAACAACACTGCCAGTATCACGATATCCAATGTCAAATACAAGGTTCTTGATTTCTACCCCGACACCGACGTACTACAGATCGCCCGTGAAGATTTCTCGGCTGGAATCTGCTCCCCTGACTTCACTAACACCACTCTCGACCCTGCACTCTTCAGCATCCTCAACGGCTACATCAACTCCACATTCATCTACGGTTGTGCATCTAAACCGACAGGGAATGTTTCGAGCAACTTCTTGTGCACAGACAGTTATGTGATTCCCGAGGCTGTTGGTTATGTGATTCCCGAGGCTCTTGGGCAGGAAAGATGCTTGGGGAGCGTGGTGGTCCCCGTCTCTCAGACCCTACCGTCCCAGTTGGGAAAAAGCCGGGCGAGCGTGGAGAAGATATTGCAGCAAGGATTTGAGGTCAAGTTAGGTGTGGATACTGCAGCGTGTAAAGAGTGCGCTCCAGGAGTCTGCAGTTACGATCTCTCAACGAATAAAACGGTTTGTCATTGTGCGGATGGATCCTCGGGGTCGGCAACGTGTGTGCCGTCTGCCGCCGGAGGGCCTCAAGGGCAGCCTGGTTCAAAAG GATTCCACGGGTGGGGTGAAATCTTCTCAG CCGGAGTTCTTGCTATTGGTGTTTCCATATCTGCAATTGGCACCATTTTCATCTTCAAGATTACAAATGGAATCTTCCCATGGAAGCTTCTACTcttcaagaaagagaaagatcaGGATGTTGAGAAATTGATGGGGATCCATGGATCTCTTGTTCCAAAAAGATACCGATATattgatttgaagaaaatgacaaactcATTTTCAGAAAAACTTGGTCAAGGAGGATTCGGTGTAGTGTACAAAGGGAAGATCGGAGATGGTTGTCCTGTGGCAGTGAAAATTCTGACAGAGTCAAAAAGTAGCCCAGAAGAATTTATCAATGAAGTGGTGAGCATTACTAGAACTTCTCATGTTAATGTAATCACTCTTTTAGGTTTTTGTTTCGAGGGGAACAAACGAGGTCTAATATTCGAGTATATGCCTAATGGTTCATTGGATAAGTTCATATCTGCTGGAAGAGCTTTAAATATGAACAGTCTATATCAAATTGCGATTGGCATAGCTCATGGGCTAGAGTATCTACACCGAGGCTGCAATACCAGAATCTTGCATTTCGATATAAAACCTCAAAACATCTTGCTTGATAGAGATTTTATTCccaagatttcagattttggtcTTGCTAAACTTTGTCACGGGCAAGAGAGTGCTGTATCAATTCCCGGCATGAGAGGAACAATTGGGTTTATTGCACCAGAAGTTTTCAATCGAAACTTGGGGAGAGTCTCTCACAAATCAGATGTTTATAGTTACGGAATGTTGGTTCTTCAAATGGTAGGCATTAGAAATTCCGACATCAAAGTTTCCAACAGCAGTGAAATGTACTTTCCAGAGTGGATTTATAAGAACTTAGAGGTTGGCAAACATCTAAAATTGCCGATGAATGTGaccgaggaagaggaagtgCTAGCAAGGAAGATGCTTATCGTGAGTTTGTGGTGCATTCAAACCAATCCATTTGATCGACCTCCAATTGCGAAGGTGATAGAAATGTTGGAAGGaagttttgaattattgcaAATGCCGCCGAAGCCCGTGTTCGATAATACAACACGGCCACCGTCGCAACATCGGGAAATGACGACTTCGAATTCCAATGGGAGCCATGAGGAGGACAGAATAGTAGAGAATTTAGAGGAAAGCAATGACAAATGGCAGAGTGGTAATGCCTGA